Proteins co-encoded in one Leptospira levettii genomic window:
- a CDS encoding MFS transporter has translation MNQIIFYLAFAFGTFASSCFLYSIVIFTQTLTVVKGYSGIVFFFLFLPFPLFFLYTGYLLDHYSKRWVVVGFQFFLFLAAFLLGGLTHIFETYPLLLLPLAFLNGIGMTTVLPGRMALLCEVMESHRLVFHTIAGNLLLIFSFGMSPLVVGWIREFQSYSILFLFLAFLHVLSMFAFTLLKLNEKETMSNSSQTKLQKRIPNSEIPSLGENLRAVLGFLHMDPVSRQVMWIAIFSMLALGPIQVVLPQYVKLELGLGELARGSVLMFLGPGLFLGGIFTILYHHLERKGLVLLIVFGLSSFFFLGFVPFFEAKATSIFLFCFGVSGGVLSSLMPAILQKRAEDGLRGRILSLYTVCFQFTPAVSGFFAAFLNDTVGSLWTFTGLGMGFLVISLFSFFRYKDLRQS, from the coding sequence ATGAACCAAATCATCTTTTACCTTGCCTTCGCCTTTGGAACTTTTGCCAGCAGTTGTTTTTTATATTCAATTGTGATTTTTACACAGACTCTAACGGTTGTAAAAGGGTATTCTGGGATTGTTTTTTTCTTTTTGTTTTTACCCTTTCCACTTTTCTTTTTGTATACTGGTTACCTGCTCGATCATTATTCCAAGAGGTGGGTAGTAGTTGGATTTCAGTTTTTTTTATTTTTAGCAGCATTTTTGTTAGGTGGATTGACCCATATTTTTGAAACCTATCCTCTTTTGTTGTTACCCTTGGCATTTCTCAATGGAATTGGTATGACAACGGTATTGCCAGGGAGGATGGCACTTCTCTGTGAAGTGATGGAATCACACCGACTCGTATTCCACACGATCGCTGGGAATTTACTTCTGATATTTTCCTTTGGGATGAGTCCCCTTGTTGTGGGTTGGATACGAGAATTCCAATCTTACTCAATACTATTTCTCTTTTTGGCTTTTTTACATGTTTTGTCGATGTTTGCTTTTACCTTATTAAAGTTAAACGAGAAGGAAACAATGTCCAATTCCTCTCAAACAAAACTTCAAAAAAGAATCCCAAATTCTGAAATTCCATCACTTGGAGAAAATTTACGAGCAGTATTAGGGTTTTTGCATATGGACCCTGTCTCCAGACAGGTGATGTGGATTGCGATTTTTAGTATGTTAGCATTAGGTCCCATCCAGGTGGTCCTTCCCCAATATGTAAAACTAGAATTGGGACTAGGAGAGTTGGCACGGGGATCTGTGTTAATGTTTCTTGGTCCTGGATTATTTTTAGGTGGGATTTTCACCATCCTCTACCACCATTTGGAACGAAAAGGGTTGGTATTACTCATTGTCTTTGGTTTGTCCTCATTTTTCTTTTTAGGATTTGTCCCGTTTTTTGAGGCAAAGGCCACTTCCATCTTTCTTTTTTGTTTTGGAGTTTCGGGTGGAGTACTTTCGAGCCTGATGCCGGCGATATTACAAAAACGTGCAGAGGACGGACTTAGAGGTAGGATCTTATCCCTCTATACAGTTTGTTTCCAATTCACACCGGCTGTTTCTGGATTTTTTGCTGCCTTTTTAAATGATACAGTGGGAAGCCTTTGGACATTTACGGGACTTGGTATGGGGTTTCTTGTGATCTCCCTATTTTCTTTTTTCCGTTACAAAGATTTAAGGCAAAGTTAA
- the pcnB gene encoding polynucleotide adenylyltransferase PcnB: protein MFKFLTSLFRKKADSVDSFLMYPEGKRYYRETHSIRRANIDEDAIKIINRLNKFRYKAYLVGGGVRDLLMGKRPKDFDIVTSATPNQIKRIFNNCRIIGKRFKIVHIIFKGKIIEVSTFRSLPEHRLEKHKAENDYLIKRDNSFGTAKEDAARRDFTINSLFYDPKNDSILDYVGGFEDIQKKIVRVIGDPDISFKEDPVRMLRAVKFSVLLGLDIEKKTKLAIKKNRLELEKSSTARLLEEYNKMFRTWKTSIIFEGLAENHLLDVLFKEPADKLKKTDPEWREHFMDTPLGKRLAVTDKLLSAREEMTPAIFYSLIFYDIVKDLYENDRGHLAHNIKESLQPVFERMGIPKREQDNLVKIFISQPRFHITDDEKERQNSFFKKKDYFYDAFMVYKIVAISENNEAAVQTAFFWEISLRQRPKPDSHQFGQQNRKKEGNKKRPPRKKHRDRRGNGNQNQQDSGSNQTHENGKGEANENRNPSLEHQDTEE from the coding sequence ATGTTTAAATTTCTCACTTCTCTTTTCAGAAAGAAAGCCGACTCTGTCGATTCCTTTTTGATGTACCCCGAGGGAAAGAGATACTATCGAGAAACTCACTCCATACGCAGGGCCAATATCGATGAAGATGCCATCAAAATCATCAATCGATTGAACAAGTTTCGTTACAAGGCCTACTTAGTCGGTGGAGGAGTCAGAGATCTGCTGATGGGCAAACGCCCAAAAGATTTTGACATCGTCACAAGTGCGACACCAAACCAAATCAAAAGGATCTTCAATAACTGCCGGATCATCGGTAAACGATTTAAAATTGTACACATCATTTTTAAAGGCAAAATTATTGAAGTCTCTACGTTCCGTTCACTACCGGAACATCGTTTGGAAAAACACAAAGCAGAAAACGATTATCTCATCAAGCGGGACAATTCCTTCGGTACAGCAAAGGAAGACGCGGCAAGACGCGACTTTACCATCAATTCATTGTTTTACGATCCTAAAAACGATTCCATTTTGGACTACGTAGGTGGATTTGAAGACATCCAAAAGAAAATCGTTAGGGTCATTGGTGATCCTGATATTTCTTTCAAAGAAGATCCTGTTCGTATGTTACGAGCAGTGAAGTTTTCCGTTTTGCTCGGACTTGATATCGAGAAAAAAACCAAACTGGCCATTAAAAAGAATCGTTTGGAACTCGAAAAATCATCCACAGCAAGACTACTAGAAGAATACAATAAAATGTTTCGTACTTGGAAAACATCGATTATCTTTGAAGGACTTGCAGAAAACCACCTACTCGATGTTTTGTTCAAGGAACCAGCGGACAAACTGAAAAAAACCGACCCAGAATGGCGTGAACATTTTATGGACACACCACTTGGGAAAAGACTCGCTGTTACTGACAAACTGCTCTCAGCAAGAGAGGAGATGACTCCTGCGATTTTTTATTCGTTAATTTTTTACGATATCGTAAAAGATTTGTATGAAAACGATCGTGGTCACCTAGCGCATAACATCAAAGAAAGTTTACAACCTGTTTTTGAACGTATGGGAATTCCTAAACGGGAACAAGACAATTTAGTAAAAATTTTCATTAGCCAACCTCGTTTTCACATCACGGATGATGAAAAAGAAAGGCAAAATTCTTTCTTCAAAAAGAAAGATTATTTTTACGATGCGTTTATGGTGTACAAAATTGTTGCTATCTCTGAAAACAACGAAGCTGCTGTACAAACTGCATTTTTCTGGGAAATATCTCTCAGGCAGAGACCAAAGCCAGATAGCCACCAGTTTGGCCAACAGAACCGAAAAAAAGAAGGCAATAAAAAACGCCCACCACGCAAAAAACATAGAGATCGAAGAGGGAACGGGAACCAGAACCAACAAGATTCTGGGTCAAACCAAACTCATGAAAATGGGAAAGGTGAGGCAAACGAAAATCGTAACCCTTCATTAGAACATCAAGATACTGAGGAATAA
- the rplM gene encoding 50S ribosomal protein L13, whose amino-acid sequence MELLSKAHKTPSIAKEAVQKQWFVVDATDKTLGRLASQVASRLRGKHKSTFTPNQDCGDNIIIVNASKVAVTGRKREQKIYYHHSRYPGGMTAIAFHKLIQENPERVIMEAVKGMLPKSKLGDQMLKNCRVFAGNDHNLGAQKPLKLELK is encoded by the coding sequence ATGGAACTATTGTCTAAAGCCCACAAGACCCCTTCTATCGCAAAAGAAGCCGTACAAAAACAGTGGTTTGTTGTGGACGCAACTGATAAGACTCTCGGAAGATTGGCAAGTCAAGTCGCTTCCCGACTTCGCGGAAAACACAAATCTACATTCACACCGAACCAAGATTGTGGAGATAACATCATCATCGTTAATGCTTCTAAAGTGGCTGTGACTGGTCGCAAAAGAGAACAAAAAATTTACTACCACCACTCCCGTTACCCAGGTGGTATGACTGCGATCGCTTTCCACAAACTCATCCAAGAGAACCCAGAAAGAGTGATCATGGAAGCAGTGAAAGGAATGTTACCTAAATCAAAATTAGGTGACCAAATGTTAAAAAATTGCCGAGTGTTCGCAGGCAATGACCACAACCTAGGAGCTCAAAAGCCCCTAAAACTGGAGTTGAAATAA
- a CDS encoding response regulator, which produces MITQNKILIVEDDPTTALLYQGALRSLDANFVVFSGIKPVLHLLQKDGIESIDLILTDLKLPDGTGTELVREIRKKNSQIPILVVTSESDSISIIEVMKENVQDYLIKPVFPKELLKKVEYHLSKRSLDYKTSILEKEKIISLEKLLDWYSFKNRSLEKGEFNAQELHKNLFHVLRASLSQGAGFGILVQIIDIIKGMKQTENGDYILEKEVLSILEDNANYSKKVLNTFSEIENIIFDRVNEEVVPLSVLWQEIVSIIKELESQTKIKHHSIQMTDVSSVQMDSISIRWNREYFHKSIRELLINAMKFSLDSSSIFVLLQLKSDSVSFSVINSVGSDLKIGEGIPNEYLDLVFEPFFRLTKNLYERYETLDFGIGLSLVKETIQKFGGSVLVSNIFDHLGDKVEPKVEFKITLPHSSSLK; this is translated from the coding sequence ATGATCACCCAAAATAAAATCCTAATCGTTGAAGATGACCCAACAACGGCACTCTTATACCAAGGGGCCTTACGTTCGCTTGATGCTAATTTTGTTGTGTTTTCTGGAATCAAACCAGTCTTACACCTCTTACAAAAAGATGGGATTGAATCAATTGATCTTATCCTAACTGACTTAAAACTTCCAGATGGAACTGGCACCGAACTAGTAAGGGAAATACGGAAAAAAAATTCACAGATCCCCATCCTTGTGGTCACTTCCGAATCCGATTCCATCTCCATCATCGAAGTGATGAAGGAAAATGTGCAGGATTATTTGATCAAACCTGTATTTCCAAAGGAATTATTGAAAAAAGTGGAATACCACCTTTCCAAACGTTCATTGGATTATAAAACTTCCATATTAGAAAAAGAAAAAATCATCTCTCTTGAAAAACTTTTGGATTGGTATAGTTTCAAAAATCGATCTTTGGAAAAGGGTGAGTTTAATGCCCAAGAGTTACATAAAAATTTATTCCATGTTTTGCGTGCTAGTTTATCCCAAGGTGCTGGTTTTGGAATCTTAGTTCAAATCATCGATATTATAAAAGGGATGAAACAAACGGAAAATGGAGATTATATCTTAGAAAAAGAAGTTTTATCCATTTTAGAAGACAATGCCAATTATTCGAAAAAAGTTTTAAATACATTCTCTGAAATTGAAAATATTATTTTCGATCGAGTCAATGAGGAAGTAGTACCTTTATCCGTTTTATGGCAAGAGATAGTTAGTATTATAAAAGAATTAGAATCACAAACAAAAATCAAACACCACTCCATCCAAATGACCGATGTTAGTTCAGTTCAAATGGATTCGATTTCCATTCGTTGGAATCGCGAGTACTTTCATAAATCTATAAGGGAACTTCTCATCAACGCAATGAAGTTTTCTTTGGACTCATCTTCTATTTTTGTATTACTCCAATTAAAATCAGATTCTGTTTCTTTTTCCGTCATCAATTCGGTGGGAAGTGATTTAAAAATAGGGGAAGGGATTCCAAATGAATATTTGGACCTCGTGTTTGAACCATTTTTCCGATTAACAAAGAACCTTTACGAACGGTATGAAACTCTCGATTTCGGAATCGGGCTTTCACTTGTGAAAGAAACCATACAAAAGTTTGGTGGTTCAGTGTTAGTATCCAATATATTTGATCACTTAGGAGACAAAGTAGAACCTAAGGTTGAGTTTAAGATCACACTCCCTCATTCTTCTTCATTGAAGTGA
- a CDS encoding prolipoprotein diacylglyceryl transferase — translation MLDRIPIPNPFGWEGLSTFSLLMMLAFLVGSYLLPKELERKKLDPYHSDWLIFLGILGTLVGAKIFFIFEIWDQVFIDVPGYDGKYSYPLTHWNGFPGHPGLWSSLFSGGGLVFFGGLLFGWLFITLYFRYYKLDIGAYYDAVIPAISMGYAIGRLGCFVSGDGCYGFATDERIPFFVFEFHGAHPSGVPVWNTPVMESIMAFGYFSYFQFWARYQNFRKWSIGAQFLIIHGFARLIIEFLRVNKAVIPFFDPPTLVNIPDANGNPTFLTGYYWHGFSQSQYIAIGLILFGVYLMVSKKLWLKEETNV, via the coding sequence ATGTTAGATCGAATTCCGATTCCCAATCCCTTTGGCTGGGAGGGTCTGTCCACTTTCAGCCTTCTTATGATGTTAGCCTTTCTTGTTGGTTCCTATCTTCTCCCAAAGGAACTGGAACGAAAAAAATTAGATCCATACCACTCCGATTGGTTGATCTTTCTTGGGATTTTAGGCACACTTGTGGGTGCAAAAATATTCTTTATCTTTGAAATTTGGGACCAAGTGTTCATCGATGTCCCTGGTTATGATGGCAAGTATTCTTATCCTCTGACCCACTGGAACGGTTTCCCAGGCCACCCAGGATTATGGTCCTCTCTTTTTAGTGGTGGTGGTCTTGTCTTTTTTGGTGGCCTTCTTTTTGGTTGGCTCTTTATCACCTTATACTTTCGTTACTACAAACTTGATATCGGTGCTTATTATGATGCAGTCATTCCGGCAATTAGCATGGGTTATGCGATTGGTAGACTAGGGTGTTTTGTGAGTGGTGATGGTTGTTATGGGTTTGCTACCGATGAAAGGATTCCATTTTTTGTATTTGAATTCCATGGAGCTCACCCGTCTGGTGTTCCCGTTTGGAATACACCTGTGATGGAATCCATTATGGCCTTTGGTTACTTTTCCTATTTTCAATTTTGGGCACGTTACCAAAACTTTCGGAAATGGAGTATTGGAGCGCAGTTTCTCATCATCCATGGTTTTGCAAGACTCATCATTGAATTTTTGAGAGTGAACAAAGCTGTGATTCCTTTCTTTGACCCACCTACCCTTGTCAACATTCCGGATGCAAATGGAAATCCAACATTCCTCACAGGTTATTACTGGCATGGTTTTTCCCAGTCCCAATACATTGCAATTGGACTGATCCTATTTGGTGTGTATCTGATGGTTTCCAAAAAACTTTGGTTAAAGGAAGAAACAAACGTATGA
- a CDS encoding DoxX family protein, with protein MFDLLFSTSGDIIPLILRITAFVVIFPHGAQKLLGWFGGYGFKGTYGFFTGTMKFPGILAVLIILGESFGPLLLLVGFLTKFAALSITIIMIGAAFIAHRQNGFFINWNGNQKGEGYEFHILAAGLLIALVVGGAGVYSVDFNLIGKF; from the coding sequence ATGTTTGATTTATTATTTTCTACATCCGGGGACATCATCCCACTCATCCTTCGTATCACAGCTTTTGTTGTGATTTTCCCACACGGTGCCCAAAAACTCCTCGGTTGGTTTGGTGGATACGGTTTCAAAGGAACGTATGGATTTTTCACAGGAACCATGAAATTCCCAGGGATCCTTGCTGTTCTCATCATACTAGGTGAGTCTTTTGGACCTCTTCTTTTACTTGTGGGATTTTTAACTAAATTTGCAGCATTGTCCATTACCATCATCATGATCGGTGCCGCATTCATCGCGCACAGACAGAATGGTTTTTTCATCAATTGGAATGGAAACCAAAAAGGGGAAGGGTATGAATTCCATATCTTAGCTGCGGGACTTCTCATTGCTCTCGTTGTTGGTGGAGCAGGTGTGTATTCTGTTGATTTTAACTTAATTGGAAAGTTCTAA
- the thiL gene encoding thiamine-phosphate kinase yields MKESDIIRTLFGTTPPPEDDCYFLAPNRLVTTDSLSEGTHFLHEWSTPEVLAGKLVEVNVSDITASGGVPKECFLNLGLSPTSRKKDWVKRFAKGLRVSLHQYGMKLAGGDTFSSPTTQLALTVVGTVKKPWLRSGGKPGDYLYVTGDLGQSLLGYHSLKKNWKEKDFKPAIEKHLLPKSKQILLKPLSKYKIHACMDITDGLIQDAERLALASKGKLTIQVESVPLHPLAVRKLGVDFCLGSGEELELLFLSPNILPNEINSIPVTMIGRFESGKPGTKFLSEGKTYLPKTKGFLHFNEEE; encoded by the coding sequence TTGAAAGAATCAGATATCATCCGTACTCTTTTTGGAACAACTCCTCCCCCAGAGGACGATTGTTATTTTTTGGCACCGAACCGCCTTGTCACAACGGATTCCCTCTCCGAAGGAACCCACTTCCTCCATGAATGGTCAACCCCCGAAGTCCTAGCAGGAAAACTAGTGGAAGTGAATGTCTCTGACATCACTGCATCCGGAGGGGTTCCGAAAGAATGTTTTTTAAACCTCGGTCTATCTCCTACCTCCCGGAAAAAAGATTGGGTGAAGAGGTTTGCCAAAGGACTGAGGGTTTCCCTCCACCAATATGGAATGAAACTCGCTGGTGGCGATACCTTTTCCTCCCCCACAACCCAATTGGCACTGACTGTGGTGGGAACGGTCAAAAAACCTTGGCTACGATCGGGAGGAAAACCAGGTGATTACCTCTATGTCACAGGGGATTTAGGCCAAAGCCTTCTTGGGTATCATTCTTTAAAAAAGAATTGGAAGGAGAAAGATTTTAAACCTGCTATTGAAAAACACCTTTTGCCAAAATCAAAACAGATCCTGCTAAAACCACTCTCAAAGTATAAAATTCACGCCTGTATGGACATCACAGATGGGCTCATCCAAGATGCGGAAAGGTTAGCACTTGCCTCCAAAGGAAAACTCACAATCCAAGTGGAATCTGTCCCCTTACACCCGCTTGCTGTACGAAAATTGGGAGTGGATTTTTGTCTGGGTTCTGGTGAAGAATTGGAACTTTTATTTTTATCACCGAACATCCTACCAAACGAAATTAACTCCATTCCTGTGACGATGATTGGTAGATTTGAGTCTGGAAAACCAGGAACAAAATTCTTAAGCGAAGGAAAAACATACCTTCCCAAAACCAAAGGTTTCCTTCACTTCAATGAAGAAGAATGA
- the rpsI gene encoding 30S ribosomal protein S9: MAQKAVWAVGRRKTSVARAKIASGTGKITVNHKDVKDYIKNGEHLVRRALEPLLVLDARDKYDIALNVTGGGVIGQVGAIRHAVARALVAFNESLKPTLKKEGFLTRDSRMVERKKYGLHKARRGTQFSKR; this comes from the coding sequence ATGGCGCAAAAAGCAGTTTGGGCAGTTGGCCGACGCAAAACATCTGTTGCACGAGCAAAAATCGCTTCTGGAACAGGAAAAATCACAGTAAACCACAAAGATGTAAAAGATTACATCAAAAACGGAGAACACTTAGTTCGTCGTGCACTTGAGCCTCTTCTTGTTTTAGATGCTCGTGACAAATATGATATCGCACTCAATGTTACTGGTGGTGGAGTGATTGGACAAGTAGGAGCAATTCGTCACGCAGTGGCTCGTGCTCTTGTTGCTTTCAATGAATCACTCAAACCTACTTTGAAAAAAGAAGGTTTCCTCACTCGTGATAGCCGTATGGTGGAACGTAAAAAATACGGTCTCCACAAAGCTCGTCGCGGAACTCAGTTCTCAAAACGTTAA
- a CDS encoding M23 family metallopeptidase, which produces MAETYVTTAYERLQIAHLRWRKRLQKWISRSREKVSFVLIPSDEKPLAQIEISVGMLGFLFGLSLSLVLLSFGLLVYFSFFFERNLSLEKKTETQLVSFLFYDLLSKDLRESVEELESMTESLNLLAWEEIPEKEMITQDYLLKEEFRKDASELDSNLLLFQQVVTTYTQFGVRLGNLVPNFQNAIDYLSMRESIFYSMPRGRPLKPGVGVVTSTFGYRSDPFGILPVGEYHSGIDFAAGEGTPIYATGPGIIAVDTAVGGLGKSVRINHENGFFTLYGHCSLILVNPGDRVKRGDKIALVGQTGKATGAHVHYEVRIGLDAPLDPEEYINLD; this is translated from the coding sequence TTGGCAGAAACTTACGTCACAACCGCCTACGAAAGGCTCCAAATTGCACATTTACGGTGGCGAAAACGCTTACAAAAGTGGATTTCCCGCAGCCGAGAGAAGGTGAGTTTTGTCCTCATCCCGAGTGACGAAAAACCCCTCGCCCAAATCGAGATCTCAGTCGGTATGCTTGGGTTCCTCTTTGGACTCTCTCTATCCCTTGTACTTTTATCCTTTGGCCTACTTGTTTATTTTTCCTTTTTCTTTGAAAGAAACCTTTCTCTCGAAAAAAAAACAGAAACCCAACTTGTATCGTTTTTATTTTATGACCTACTTTCCAAGGATTTACGCGAATCCGTTGAAGAACTGGAATCCATGACGGAATCTCTCAATTTACTTGCCTGGGAAGAAATCCCAGAAAAGGAAATGATCACACAAGATTATCTCTTAAAAGAAGAGTTTCGAAAAGACGCCAGTGAACTCGATTCCAATTTATTACTCTTCCAACAAGTTGTCACCACTTACACCCAGTTTGGTGTAAGACTGGGAAACCTTGTTCCTAATTTTCAAAATGCCATTGATTATCTTTCCATGCGAGAAAGTATCTTTTATTCCATGCCAAGGGGCCGGCCTCTGAAACCTGGTGTGGGAGTTGTGACTTCCACCTTTGGGTATCGTAGTGATCCATTTGGAATCTTACCTGTTGGAGAATACCACTCAGGGATTGACTTTGCCGCAGGGGAAGGAACACCGATTTATGCAACAGGTCCTGGGATCATTGCTGTGGATACAGCGGTTGGGGGTCTTGGAAAATCAGTACGCATCAACCATGAAAATGGATTTTTCACTTTGTATGGCCACTGTTCTCTCATTTTAGTCAACCCAGGGGACCGAGTCAAACGTGGGGATAAAATTGCCCTTGTGGGACAAACGGGAAAAGCAACGGGAGCCCACGTCCATTATGAAGTGAGAATTGGACTTGATGCTCCCCTTGACCCAGAAGAATACATCAACTTAGATTGA